The window ATcaaatgtcataaaaataaCTAGGGGTTGCCATATGAAATAAGCAAAACAAAACgctgtaaaatttaaatagtttGAAAACACTGTAGTAATTCAGGTCAATcgaacttaattaataagtctgaTAGATCTTGTTCAAGACGGACTTACTAATAATGTCATCAATAAAgcactgtttctatttttcattaattttaaaaaccaaaagtgtaaaaccgatttttggatttttagtttttttaacaataatccccgaaccaatttaaaaaaactttagaaacatgtaagaagctaaaaaggcATTATAATGAGCAAAGTTGTTCATTAACTGTGAGTGAAGTCCGAAACGAGTGCGGAGCATGAAACACGTTCCACTGTGCAATGTGTcggttaatttaaaataaaaatgattagtTATCAATTGATGAGTGTTGccaatttaaaactaatatAAAACCCATATTTCCCGTAATAAATGTCAacagttatttttataaataaataatgcaaTAAATTGCTGAAGttaagaaaaagtaaaaatggtAAAGTCATTCCTCCAGTCGTTGCAAAAAGACATTATCCCTTTTCAGACGCGTGGCAGGCTTGATTTTATtctataactcgttttttaaatttccactACTTATTTTAGACGGTAAAGTGAAACGGCAATTATAATACTGTGATCCAACCACATCCCaccatcatttaaaaacacattgtataaagAATTATTCTCTTGTCAGACTCTTACAATTGAAGTTGCTGATAGTTGGGTACTTTAAGGATCGTCATAGGTCATATTGCAAATCATGGCAATTTGGGTCAATAGtcaaaatgttaattactACATAGTTCACGCTAATTTACATCAATAAATAATGTCGTGTCCTTAAGTGGTTTGTTTAGTATCAGTTttctttaaagttaaaaataagttaCCTGTATTTCCTGTGTTTAcggtaataattaaaacacggAACATTGCACGCTAGCTACATACAAAATATATTCGGTATGCACAATTTATGACCTTGAGTAATACTACTTATGTAATAAACACgttaaagaataattaaaaacattgaaaaagaAACACATTTGTATTTACGTTGggtttaattattcaaaaatattttatttctataccTACCCACTCAATGAGgaagtttacatttttttgaaattaataccATTAATAGTCTTTATAATTGTAAAACTAATGGTacttttcgtttttatgtattcgcaaaaataaaaatgttatgaGACCCCAAAGTTCGAAATTTGACAGATCGCGCGCTTTACTGGTCACGCTAGGTGTGACGTCACGCGGCACAATTGACTCAGCTGTCCACTGCCGCGTGTGGAAAATTCGATTCTTTGAGGGGCTGTATctggttaaaattaacatgttACCAAAATTACTTCGCtgttcctcaatttttttcatttagctATTGCACTCCCATATCTTTTGTGAATGTTTAATGAACTATTAgccctaaataaaataaataaaatttagaaaccTCACGTTATAAAACTGTTTGATATCAAAAAATGAGAACattacaactttaaaaaacaagaaaatcgtaatttcatatttttgaaaactctagttttataattataaaccaCATCTAATTATTCATCGAAGGTATCTTCAAAAGCATtgacaaataaagaaattgtatTTCTGCTTATGCAAGagtcgatatctttaataaataaatcatcttttctatttgtaatttttcaataaaaaatttgcaaatttatttaaaatttgaaaggaaaaagataacacactgaaacgtgtacccgcctatgcgtacaaaaataaaagagccgaattattttcgttgcGATAGAAAtgcacaatttaaaacaacaatcaaaattgttgctatgaatacaaactaattattaaacactgaccgctCATTCTGTTTtaagtcaataaaattatcCAGAGGTCTCAATACAATGCCGAAAGGAACAGTAGTGTGTAAATCGTCCCTACCTTGTGAACAATTTATGCCGCGAGACGTCATCAGGCGCAAAGCGGGACCGCTGTCAAACCGGCAGCAGACAAAAAagcttatatttttattatttttaaagctatcaaattattttttttacattcgaTTTCTTGATTTGAGTATTATTatggtaaaaataaataataacattttgaaaaattttaaacttccTCATTGCTAGAAGCTAAAAATTTGACCAGCTTGTATCATATCTATTTTACTAACGACTTACGAAAACAATTATAACATGTGTGCTTGTACAGGCGGGAAACAATACTTAAGCCGGTTATAAAAAGAATTTCttttcataataaataaaaaatattttctcaagGATACGTTACAGTATGCATAACATCTCAATAGTCTGTTTCATTTCAAACGTTTTTAGgtctaaataaatattactgAGAAATATGTAGCAACTGTCTGGTAGTAGTATTTTTTGACTCATCCATATCTAGAATagaatgtttgttttttttaatcacatCAAACTTATCTCATCATTTATCACAGGAAGTCATATTTTTTCCAGAACATGACGACATTTATGCGAACAGTGGACGGTTTTTCTAATCAGTTATTAGGTGTGACTTCCGGAAAAATCGTGATAACCGGAAACAACACTCTTCACCTAACCAATTTCTCCTTCGATGGTAAAGTGTCCGACGCCCATTTTATAGTCGGCAAAGGCACAGTTTCCGAAAACGGAACTTTCGTACCTTTCTCTGAAAGTTCCGACAATCTTCCGCCATTAGACAACGAAGACATCGACTTAACTCTGCCTAATAATCTAACAGTCATTGATATCGATTGGTTGGCAATTTTTTCTCCAACGACCCAGGAAAACCTAGGCTTTGTATTGCTAACAAAAGTACTCAAGCTCTTAATCGTTTGTCAATTTTGGTGACTCGTTTGTTGCAGACTGTACAGTCATCACCTCAAACTTTCAGCTTCGACAATGATGTTATTTCCGGTCCTGTATTATTACTCGATAAAAAGACACTCTTTATCCCGAATTTTCGCTACAAAGGCGATCACAAAAATGTGCGCTTTTGGGTGGGCAATGGCAGCGAACCGTCCTCGGACGGAATCGCTCTGTCAGACGAGAAAAACTCTTCGGAAAGTCTTGGGCCATATCAGGGACAAAATGTGAAGCTTCATTTACCAGAAAGTCTGTCAACTGACAATATCGACTATTTGGCTGTTTGGTCAATCGACGAGGCAGTTAGTCTAGGCTATGTTCCCATCAAAGGAGTTAGCGAAGCGCCAGAAGTTGAACAGGAAACAAAAAGATTAAGTGAAGGGAACTTCGAAGTGATAGTACCAAAGTGTTGCTCCTCTTCAGCTGTAATGACCAGTCGCGGATGTGAGGAAAAGGGTCGCTTACAAATATTTGTACCAAACTTTAACATCTACGAACACAATGCAACACATTTCAGGAATGAATCTCTGGACCTAAACAAGGtggattttaaaatatacgATTCCACAATGAAGTGTCCTGCTGGAAAGTATGTGATCCACTTGGATGTAGTGCAAGGTTTACTAAGCTATTGTAGATTTCCTTTAGACCAGTCAAGTGAAGAATTCGCTCTACTGATTAATGGCTCTTTACTTATTAAGGGGGCAGCCGGGAAAGGCATATGGTCACAGGAAAACTTTTGTTTAGACAACGTCGTAGATGAGAGTAATGTAACACAAATGAGAATTTTTGTATGCGTCCCGGAAGTCCAAATACAGAAAGCAATGTGCTACACTTACATAACTTGTAAGTGAGTTACTTTTTACCAAAAGgagattatttatttggttttttagTCACAATTATCTCGATGCTTTGCCTTGCTGCTACTTTCTTCATATACTTCTTCTTGTCACATATAGAAGATGCCCACAGAATCCTGTTTACTGCTTATGTTTTTGATATGGCTATGGTTTTTATTTCCTTGACTGTAGTTCAAGTGGGACATGTGGAAGGCAGTGGATGTTCAGTTTGTGGtaggtatacagggtgagtcaatagtgggttacttctgatttttttaagtatacaACCCATAATACTAGGCTAATATAGATTAAAGCTAAACAGATTggtaatcgttaaaaaatttaaaatcgatCCACGATTATTAGCtgtctcaaaactataaaaacgccaacgtcgcattttctcaaaaaattagttGTGATAAATTGGTTAGTAATAAAGAGATTAGgaataaattcgattttgatcagtaaaaaaaataaatgacaacTAAACCACGctcagtattttattaaaatttgttcagTATAAAGTgcccaataaaaaaatcgtatatgcATAGTAACTAATTTCAGtttgcacagtttaaataataaaagcttAGTAGCTAGCCTACAAGATAACTAAAAggaactaaaaggaaacatacTCCTTGAATGATTAAACTctaaaactcgaaaacgtTTTGAAATGCTATTATTTATTGCGCATTTATTAtgtttactgtgcatttattatttttaatgtgcgtttattattttactgagcatttataatttttactgtgcatttattattttactgtgcagttattatttttactgtgcatttattattttactgtgcatttattattttattctgtatttattatttttactgtgcatttattattttgactgtgcgtttattatttttactgtgcagttattatttttactgtgcatttaatattttcactgtgcgtttattattttactgtgcatttattatttttactgtgcatttattatgtttactgtgcatttattatttttaatgtgcatttactattttactgagcatttataatttttactgtgcatttattattttactgtgcagttattatttttactgtgcgtttattattttactgtgcatttattattttactttgtatttattatttttactgtgcatttattatttttactgtgcgtttattatttttacagtgcagttattatttttactgtgcatttaatattttcactgtgcgtttattattttactgtgcatttattattttactttgtatttattatttttactgtgcatttattatgtttactgtgcatttattatttttaatttgcgtttattattttactgagcatttattatttttactgtgcgtttattattttactgtgcatttattattttactttgtatttattatttttactgtgcatttattatttttactgtgcgtttattatttttactgtgcgtttattatttttactgagcagttattatttttactgcgcatttaatattttcactgtgcgtttattatttttactgtgcgtttattatttttactatgcatttattatttttactgtgcgtttattattttactgtgcatttattattttactttgtatttattattttttactgtgcatttattatttttactgtgcgtttattatttttactgtgcagttattattttaactgcgcatttaatattttcactgtgcatttattatttttactgtgcgtttattatttttactatgcatttattatttttactgtgcgtttattattttactatgcgtttattatttttactgtgcagttattattttactttgtatttattatttttactgtgcatttattatttgaactgtgcttttattattttttatttttgtcaaaaaattacattatttctaaaactaagcaaaatcgaccaatacaagtttagattgaaatcatcagtattaaaaactacgtccaaaaatgcaataaaacttagggtgttccattaaaaaaaacataactttagtgtttttttcaatattggAAGACCCTGTCTATATACTacaatattttagaaacatgCAGCAGGAACGCAGCTATAtctagaaaaagaaaaattcaatatctttaataataaacaagttatggagCTTTGGCGGATCgttgggacagcctgtatatctcatttcagttcatagtaaaattttgcaacagcgcatttaaattttttgaagtgaaatggagcacaaattgagagtttttgGTGGGTTTTCTTAGCTCAAAACGTGGCGCTGGAATTTAGTTTAACACGgaattcttttcttttatagaaactttaattttgcactttatttttcactccaaaaaattcaattgcGTTGTTGCAATTCtcctatgaactgaaatgggacaTAGTATCTATGATTGCATCTTAGGACATGACAGAAATAACCctctattgactcaccctgtataaaacgTTAGTAATTGTTTCTTTAACATTGTTGCAGGTTTTATTTTCCAGTTCTTCATGGTTTCGTCTTTTGTAATGTTGGCCATTTTATGTGTAGACATTTGCATCATTATTAAGTACATTGACAACAATATTAAACCACGAAAACGGAAAGTTTGGTCACTTGGTGTTGGCTTTTTGGTTCCgttatttttcttaatcaTCTCATTAATTCGAAATCTCACACCAGATGTACCAAACTCGTTTTTCAAACCTCAATATCAAACTAATGCCTGCTACTTTGAAggtaacaaaatatttttaacaaatgctCTTTGTACAGTAGGTACTTCTTTTCAGCTGAAGACCAAagagtttcaattttttatgttcctATTATTTTCTCAATGATCGTAAGTGGCATTTCCCTGGGTGTGGCAAAATACATAATCGTGCGATACGACCGATTAAGATTAAACGATTTCTTTTGGATCGAAAACGGAACGAAATACAAATTCATGTGAGTACaaattgcaataattattgttgaaaTCACACGCTTTGGGCCCCACTAACGCTGTACATTTGCAACGGTGCTTCTTTCGCTCTATTTTCGTCTAATACGACTTGTCTTTCCTGCACGCGTCATCTGTTGCAGGTTTAGGCAATGCTTTATTACATCAGTGATTATGACTATTTCTTGGATCTCGAATGTTTTAATGAGTTTCTTAGATGAGTCTAGTGGCATCCTTAAAGCTGCCGTCTTTTTCGAAGCTTTACAGGGTGTTCTAATTGTTGCTGTTTTCACTATGCATCATTACGGTACCGCTTATTTGGAGACACGACGGCAAAGAACAGAACCACCTGTCGAAATGAACCCTTTAAGCCAAAATAATCACGAATAGGGTAAATATTACTTGTGTTCGTGTTATCACCAATACATCAAAAATCAAACGACAGGCACTTTATCGtgtgcaaaaaaatcaataatgaCTAGAGTTTATCCTGATATAAAAATGGGTTGAACCGAGTTGCCTAAACTCGATGACAAATCATAAACTAAATACTTCATTCCAGTCTCTTCCTACCTCTATTTACTAACTTGCACAACACTGAACACTCATTTATCTCTATTTTTGTGATTGCACTAACTTTCGAATTTTTTAGGTGGCGAAAACATTTATTGGTTCTTATTATAACGTCAACGTTACGGATTTTTGATCTAGTGCTTTATTTAAGTTATGGACATGATAGTATGTTATTAGTAGTTGATATATTTGAGGCGACTCAAGGAATTTTTATTCTATTACTATTCGTTCTGAATGAACAAACAAGAAAAGAGATTCGAAAAAGTAtcgaaaaaaggagaagaagaAGACGGAAGCATCATCTAAACCATTCAAAAGAAGAGGAACTTGTGATGTCAAAGCCGACCTGAGTGCTTGAAATCatggacattttttttaacgtaatttttgcTCTGACCCGAATGGTCAATTAGTTGCTAACAAGTTAAGATGGATgcttatatttattttttgattatagtTTACATGTTCAGATATCGATAGTATATCTTTTTTATCGGATTCTGTCAGAAAAATAGTCTGATAAATAAGTAGGGCATAACCATATAATTTGCTGTAAATATGCGATATGCCAATTTCACAGAATTCGATAATAGTATATTttgatacgagttttataaacgcattttgtcgcacgcaAATTTAGGGCACGACGAGCGCAGCGAggagtattttttctactttctacagtattttttctacttcgcaCTTTTTGTagcaaagaaaataatttcgaaatttagggAATTTTGTGGCAGTTGACAACATTTGCGCGCAGACAGTGAAATAATTTGGACCGTCTGTATTCGCACAAATGTATTCGGAAAGTGTCCAAGACGTTTCGCAATGTAGCCCTTAACAAATACGGgcttttgtggcaaatacgtggaatttgaaaattggccGAAGGATAATGAGATCTCAAATTACTTACTTGCACTggcttttgaagttatgtttacATTACTCGAAAGGTGTTCGAAAGGGCCGCAAATCAGGACTGGTACAAAAGCCTCTAAAAGTtcgtatttgattaatttgattaaattatggaCTTGAAACATGTGCCgattgacactgacagttctcTCAGATAACTGTCAAAAAACTAGATTGTCAACATTATCTAACTAAATTACCCTGGActttagtgtaattattatagcaCTCAGTTGGATATTGCGATACCCAAATCGAGTATCGTAATGAATGACCTCAATACGAAaccgaagtagaaaaaatcttgaaCAAACCGTAGATGTAAGAATGCCACAACAGCCTTAGATTAGTTAAAATGGAtacttatatttattttttgattatagCTTACATTTAATGTGTTCCGCTACCGATAGGTTTCTTTTTTTATCGGATTCTGTCAGATGAGAGTTACCTTacatattatacaaaaatagttTGGTAACTAAGTAAGGGCATATGATTTgctgtaaatatttataatgcTATATGCCAGTTTCACAGAATTCGATAAAATCTTGAACAAACCGTAGATGTAAGAATGCCATAACAGCCTTAAATGTCAACTGACATCTGCAGCTGTAATAACCTAATAACATTCCTTAGTATGTTAATAGCTAGTGCATCAGCTTTATTAACATAATTCCTGAATTTCATACGTACTATTCTACCTTTTCATAATGAAATTTCCATGGACAACATGAGTGATTTCATCCATAAATATTTCCACTTTGAACAATTTGACACTTTGACTGACATGTTTGTcacattttaactttttaaagtATTTCCTTACAATTTCTTCATCCATGTTTGGTTTTCATGTGCTTACGGTAGCGGAAAGAAATAGTACCTAAATTAGCTATAAAAATGTACTGCTGCAAACGGAGTTTCTAcagtattaattaattttttatgtgctTGTGAAATACATTGTTATTTAATTGTCGCtgcttaagtttttttttacttttacaattttatattGACATGCATAAAAGCCTGGCGACACTCATTTCATCAAATCTTTCTGTTGTGATGTAAAAAGCAAACCTAC of the Tribolium castaneum strain GA2 chromosome 1, icTriCast1.1, whole genome shotgun sequence genome contains:
- the LOC103314560 gene encoding uncharacterized protein LOC103314560 isoform X2, coding for MYRVILLLWAHVIVQGSSEVMLEPNMTTFMRTVDGFSNQLLGVTSGKIVITGNNTLHLTNFSFDGKVSDAHFIVGKGTVSENGTFVPFSESSDNLPPLDNEDIDLTLPNNLTVIDIDWLAIFSPTTQENLGFVLLTKTVQSSPQTFSFDNDVISGPVLLLDKKTLFIPNFRYKGDHKNVRFWVGNGSEPSSDGIALSDEKNSSESLGPYQGQNVKLHLPESLSTDNIDYLAVWSIDEAVSLGYVPIKGVSEAPEVEQETKRLSEGNFEVIVPKCCSSSAVMTSRGCEEKGRLQIFVPNFNIYEHNATHFRNESLDLNKVDFKIYDSTMKCPAGKFPLDQSSEEFALLINGSLLIKGAAGKGIWSQENFCLDNVVDESNVTQMRIFVCVPEVQIQKAMCYTYITFTIISMLCLAATFFIYFFLSHIEDAHRILFTAYVFDMAMVFISLTVVQVGHVEGSGCSVCGFIFQFFMVSSFVMLAILCVDICIIIKYIDNNIKPRKRKVWSLGVGFLVPLFFLIISLIRNLTPDVPNSFFKPQYQTNACYFEAEDQRVSIFYVPIIFSMIVSGISLGVAKYIIVRYDRLRLNDFFWIENGTKYKFMFRQCFITSVIMTISWISNVLMSFLDESSGILKAAVFFEALQGVLIVAVFTMHHYGTAYLETRRQRTEPPVEMNPLSQNNHE
- the LOC103314560 gene encoding uncharacterized protein LOC103314560 isoform X1, which gives rise to MYRVILLLWAHVIVQGSSEVMLEPNMTTFMRTVDGFSNQLLGVTSGKIVITGNNTLHLTNFSFDGKVSDAHFIVGKGTVSENGTFVPFSESSDNLPPLDNEDIDLTLPNNLTVIDIDWLAIFSPTTQENLGFVLLTKTVQSSPQTFSFDNDVISGPVLLLDKKTLFIPNFRYKGDHKNVRFWVGNGSEPSSDGIALSDEKNSSESLGPYQGQNVKLHLPESLSTDNIDYLAVWSIDEAVSLGYVPIKGVSEAPEVEQETKRLSEGNFEVIVPKCCSSSAVMTSRGCEEKGRLQIFVPNFNIYEHNATHFRNESLDLNKVDFKIYDSTMKCPAGKFPLDQSSEEFALLINGSLLIKGAAGKGIWSQENFCLDNVVDESNVTQMRIFVCVPEVQIQKAMCYTYITFTIISMLCLAATFFIYFFLSHIEDAHRILFTAYVFDMAMVFISLTVVQVGHVEGSGCSVCGFIFQFFMVSSFVMLAILCVDICIIIKYIDNNIKPRKRKVWSLGVGFLVPLFFLIISLIRNLTPDVPNSFFKPQYQTNACYFEAEDQRVSIFYVPIIFSMIVSGISLGVAKYIIVRYDRLRLNDFFWIENGTKYKFMWRKHLLVLIITSTLRIFDLVLYLSYGHDSMLLVVDIFEATQGIFILLLFVLNEQTRKEIRKSIEKRRRRRRKHHLNHSKEEELVMSKPT